Proteins from a single region of Flavobacterium sp. YJ01:
- a CDS encoding MBOAT family O-acyltransferase: protein MTTIDSINNWFIQNFGAITIEQVKSWFVYNEDEKLLFNTGLFLGLFLVFYFVYGFLRKTFYLRLTYVILFSLFFYYKSSGIYFLLLLLSSVVDYGLSQIIYRESRDNVKKLYLVISVILNLALLGYFKYMNFLIVTYNDMFHGNFALHNVFLPVGISFYTFQSMSYIIEIYREEIKPTKNYIEYLFFVSFFPQLVAGPIVRAKDFLPQIYQKLNLTRQDVNNALFLIIGGLIKKTVISNYISVNFVDRVFDTPLSYTSFENLMASYGYAIQIYCDFSGYSDMAIGIALLLGFKLPENFRTPYKSTSITDFWRRWHISLSTWLKDFLYISIGGNRSGSFAGYLFPSLFFFGLLLWGISNFNESIIPLIIAGSSILVFCLSFLLSSKIKQTLVTNFNLFTTMLLGGLWHGAGAQFIVWGALHGLALAVHKIFMEFFPSKKDKSPNFLWRFFSIVITFHFVVFCWIFFRARDFETALQVINNIGQLTFEPELWKTIILGYKNVFGLMLFGYVWHFLPESFTSGMKSIFDKTPILVKAIILGFVYWIVYATAVAGSQPFIYFQF from the coding sequence TTGACAACAATAGATAGCATTAATAATTGGTTCATTCAAAACTTTGGTGCAATTACAATAGAACAAGTTAAAAGTTGGTTCGTTTACAATGAAGACGAAAAACTTTTATTCAATACCGGTTTATTCTTAGGCCTATTTTTGGTTTTCTATTTTGTGTATGGTTTTTTACGCAAAACATTTTATTTGAGATTAACATATGTTATTCTCTTTTCGCTATTCTTTTACTATAAATCAAGCGGAATTTATTTTCTGTTATTACTGCTTTCGTCAGTTGTAGATTATGGTTTGAGCCAGATTATTTATAGAGAAAGCCGTGATAATGTCAAGAAATTATATTTGGTAATCAGTGTTATTTTGAATTTAGCACTTTTGGGTTATTTCAAATACATGAACTTTCTGATTGTGACTTACAATGATATGTTTCATGGTAATTTTGCACTTCATAATGTTTTTCTTCCCGTTGGAATTTCGTTCTATACTTTTCAATCAATGAGTTATATTATTGAGATTTATAGAGAAGAAATCAAACCAACTAAAAATTATATCGAATATTTATTTTTCGTGTCGTTTTTCCCGCAATTAGTTGCTGGACCAATTGTGCGTGCAAAAGATTTTCTACCACAGATTTATCAAAAATTAAACCTTACTAGACAAGATGTAAACAATGCTTTATTCTTAATTATTGGAGGTTTAATAAAGAAAACAGTAATCTCAAATTACATTTCGGTAAACTTTGTAGACCGTGTTTTTGATACGCCTTTGAGTTATACTTCATTCGAAAATTTAATGGCATCTTACGGATATGCAATTCAGATTTATTGCGATTTCTCTGGATATTCAGATATGGCAATCGGTATTGCACTATTACTTGGATTTAAATTGCCAGAAAACTTTAGAACGCCATATAAATCTACTTCGATTACCGATTTCTGGAGAAGATGGCACATTTCACTTTCAACTTGGTTGAAAGACTTTTTATACATTTCTATTGGAGGAAACCGTAGCGGATCTTTCGCAGGATATTTATTCCCAAGTTTATTCTTCTTCGGATTATTGCTTTGGGGAATTTCCAATTTTAATGAAAGTATAATTCCGCTTATTATTGCCGGAAGCAGTATTTTGGTTTTCTGTTTGTCATTCTTACTTTCAAGCAAAATAAAACAAACCTTAGTAACCAACTTCAATTTGTTTACTACAATGCTTTTGGGAGGTTTGTGGCACGGAGCAGGAGCACAGTTTATCGTTTGGGGAGCGCTTCACGGATTAGCTTTGGCTGTTCACAAAATCTTTATGGAATTCTTTCCTTCTAAAAAAGATAAAAGTCCGAATTTCTTGTGGAGATTTTTCTCGATCGTAATTACATTTCATTTTGTAGTTTTTTGTTGGATCTTTTTCCGCGCAAGAGATTTCGAAACAGCTTTGCAGGTAATTAATAATATCGGACAATTAACATTCGAACCAGAACTTTGGAAAACAATTATTCTAGGTTACAAAAATGTATTCGGATTAATGTTATTCGGTTATGTTTGGCATTTTTTACCAGAATCATTCACAAGCGGTATGAAATCTATTTTTGATAAAACTCCTATTTTAGTAAAAGCAATAATTTTAGGATTTGTTTACTGGATAGTTTATGCAACAGCGGTAGCTGGTTCGCAGCCATTTATTTATTTCCAGTTTTAA
- the ffh gene encoding signal recognition particle protein yields the protein MFDNLSDKLDKAFHILKGHGKITEVNVADTLKEVRRALLDADVNFKIAKDFTARVKDKAIGQDVLTTLQPGQLLVKLVKDELTELMGGDVAGVNLSGNPTVILMSGLQGSGKTTFSGKLANFLKTKKNKKPLLVACDIYRPAAINQLHVVGDQIGVEVYSEPENKNPVEIAQNAIKHAKANGFNVVIVDTAGRLAVDQEMMDEIARVHKAIQPQETLFVVDSMTGQDAVNTAKAFNDILNFDGVILTKLDGDTRGGAALSIKSIVNKPIKFVGTGEKMEAIDVFYPERMAERILGMGDVVSLVERAQEQFDEEEARKLQKKIAKNEFGFDDFLTQIQQVKKMGNMKDLVGMIPGASKAMKDVEIEDDAFKHIEAIIYSMTPAERSKPALIDVKRKARIAKGSGTKVEQVNQLMKQFDQMSKMMKMMQGPGGKNLMKMMGGMKGMPGGMPGGMPK from the coding sequence ATGTTTGATAATTTAAGTGATAAGTTAGATAAAGCGTTCCATATATTAAAAGGACACGGTAAAATTACAGAAGTAAACGTTGCCGATACCTTAAAAGAAGTTCGTCGTGCCTTACTTGATGCCGACGTTAACTTTAAAATTGCTAAAGATTTTACCGCTAGAGTAAAAGACAAAGCAATTGGTCAGGACGTATTGACAACCTTACAGCCAGGACAATTATTAGTTAAACTGGTAAAAGATGAGTTGACAGAATTAATGGGTGGGGATGTTGCTGGTGTAAACTTATCAGGAAATCCAACTGTTATTTTGATGTCGGGGCTTCAAGGTTCTGGTAAAACGACTTTCTCAGGAAAATTAGCTAATTTCTTAAAAACAAAGAAAAATAAAAAACCACTTCTTGTAGCGTGTGATATCTACCGTCCTGCGGCGATCAATCAGTTGCATGTTGTGGGAGATCAAATAGGCGTTGAGGTTTACTCAGAACCAGAAAATAAAAATCCTGTAGAAATTGCTCAAAACGCAATCAAACACGCCAAAGCAAATGGATTCAATGTTGTTATCGTCGATACAGCAGGACGTTTGGCAGTAGATCAGGAAATGATGGACGAAATTGCTCGTGTACACAAAGCAATTCAACCACAAGAAACATTGTTCGTTGTCGACTCTATGACAGGACAAGACGCTGTAAATACTGCAAAAGCATTCAACGATATCTTAAACTTTGATGGAGTTATCTTAACGAAATTAGATGGTGATACTCGTGGTGGAGCGGCACTTTCAATCAAATCGATTGTAAACAAACCAATCAAATTTGTTGGTACTGGAGAAAAAATGGAAGCAATTGACGTTTTCTATCCAGAACGTATGGCTGAGCGTATCTTAGGGATGGGAGACGTTGTGTCTCTTGTTGAAAGAGCTCAAGAACAATTTGATGAAGAAGAAGCAAGAAAACTTCAAAAGAAAATTGCTAAAAACGAATTTGGTTTTGACGATTTCTTGACGCAAATTCAGCAAGTAAAGAAAATGGGTAATATGAAAGACTTGGTTGGAATGATACCAGGAGCTTCAAAAGCCATGAAAGATGTTGAAATCGAAGACGACGCTTTCAAACATATCGAAGCAATCATTTATTCGATGACTCCAGCCGAAAGAAGCAAACCAGCTTTAATCGACGTAAAAAGAAAAGCCAGAATTGCAAAAGGTTCGGGAACTAAAGTCGAGCAAGTAAATCAGCTGATGAAACAGTTTGACCAAATGAGCAAGATGATGAAGATGATGCAAGGCCCAGGCGGAAAAAATCTAATGAAAATGATGGGAGGCATGAAAGGGATGCCGGGTGGTATGCCAGGAGGAATGCCAAAATAA
- a CDS encoding tetrahydrofolate dehydrogenase/cyclohydrolase catalytic domain-containing protein, which translates to MQLLDGKKTSNDIKNEIAVEVQSIKAAGGKVPHLAAVLVGNNGASLTYVGSKVKSCQEIGFDSTLVSLPETITEDELLAKIKELNEDDNLDGYIVQLPLPKHIDEQKILLAIDPDKDVDGFHPTNFGRMALEMESFIPATPFGIMELLERYKVETAGKHTVVIGRSHIVGRPMSILMSRKGNPGDSTVTLTHSRTKDLAEFTKNADIIITALGVPEFLKADMVKEGVTVIDVGITRVEDASNAKGYVIKGDVDFDGVSKKAAFITPVPGGVGPMTIAMLLKNTLLARKMRSARNK; encoded by the coding sequence ATGCAACTACTAGACGGTAAAAAAACATCTAACGACATTAAAAACGAAATTGCAGTCGAAGTTCAATCTATAAAAGCAGCAGGAGGAAAAGTACCTCATTTAGCAGCGGTTTTAGTAGGTAACAATGGAGCAAGTTTAACTTACGTAGGAAGTAAAGTAAAATCATGTCAGGAAATCGGATTTGATTCAACTTTAGTAAGTCTGCCGGAAACGATTACCGAAGACGAACTGCTTGCTAAAATAAAAGAATTAAACGAAGATGATAATCTTGATGGATATATTGTACAGTTGCCTTTGCCAAAACATATCGATGAACAAAAAATCTTATTAGCAATCGATCCAGACAAAGATGTTGACGGATTTCACCCAACAAACTTTGGAAGAATGGCTTTGGAGATGGAAAGTTTTATTCCAGCAACACCATTCGGAATTATGGAATTGTTAGAGCGTTATAAAGTAGAAACTGCAGGAAAACATACAGTTGTAATTGGAAGAAGTCATATCGTAGGGCGTCCAATGAGTATCTTAATGAGCCGTAAAGGAAATCCAGGAGATTCGACTGTTACATTAACTCATAGTAGAACTAAAGATTTAGCAGAATTCACTAAAAATGCAGATATCATTATTACAGCTTTAGGAGTTCCAGAATTCTTAAAAGCCGATATGGTAAAAGAAGGAGTAACCGTTATCGATGTTGGAATTACGCGTGTAGAAGATGCTTCAAACGCAAAAGGATACGTAATCAAAGGTGATGTTGATTTTGACGGCGTAAGCAAAAAAGCAGCATTCATTACGCCAGTTCCAGGTGGAGTAGGGCCAATGACAATTGCAATGTTATTAAAAAATACACTTTTAGCAAGAAAAATGAGAAGCGCAAGAAATAAATAA
- a CDS encoding magnesium transporter CorA family protein, producing MKAFYTNNNGLVEIQKWTSNCWIHIESPTESDKNYLLEELQLPEAFYNDIEDIDERPRIEIEDGWTLIIMRIPVKSGDIKIPFHTVPLGIIFKDDICVTISFYKTEIIKDFVSYSQRKNIEIEDNFNLVLRLLLSSSVWYLKYLKQINHKIKLAEDNLEKSIKNEELQALLQIEKCFVFFITSLKANDVLFQRIKNLKAHKANYDPELLEDVEIELNQAQDTANIYNNILTGMMDAYASVISNNMNTIMKQMTSISIILMIPTLIASLYGMNVPNGLEESKYGIWILLLVSIILSSFGVFLFKRRRWF from the coding sequence ATGAAAGCCTTTTACACAAACAACAACGGATTGGTAGAAATCCAAAAATGGACTTCAAATTGCTGGATTCATATCGAATCTCCAACAGAATCAGATAAAAATTACTTACTAGAAGAACTTCAACTTCCCGAAGCCTTTTATAATGATATCGAAGATATCGACGAAAGACCTCGTATCGAAATAGAAGATGGCTGGACACTTATCATTATGCGTATTCCAGTTAAAAGTGGCGATATCAAAATTCCTTTTCATACCGTTCCTCTCGGAATCATTTTTAAAGATGATATCTGTGTTACAATTAGTTTTTATAAAACAGAAATAATCAAAGATTTTGTGTCTTATTCACAACGTAAAAACATCGAAATCGAAGATAATTTCAATTTAGTTCTACGATTGCTTTTGTCTTCAAGCGTTTGGTATTTAAAATACCTGAAACAAATCAATCACAAAATAAAACTTGCCGAAGATAACTTAGAGAAATCTATCAAAAATGAAGAATTACAAGCCTTGCTTCAAATCGAAAAATGCTTCGTATTCTTCATTACTTCATTAAAAGCAAATGACGTTTTATTTCAAAGAATTAAAAATCTAAAAGCGCACAAAGCCAATTACGATCCAGAACTATTAGAAGATGTCGAAATCGAATTAAATCAGGCGCAAGACACAGCCAATATTTACAACAACATCTTAACCGGAATGATGGATGCCTACGCTTCTGTAATTTCAAACAATATGAATACAATCATGAAACAGATGACTTCCATTTCAATCATCTTAATGATTCCAACCTTAATCGCAAGTTTGTACGGAATGAACGTGCCGAACGGACTAGAAGAAAGCAAATACGGAATCTGGATTCTGCTTTTAGTTTCCATTATTCTCTCTTCGTTTGGAGTTTTTCTATTCAAAAGAAGAAGATGGTTCTAA
- a CDS encoding transcriptional regulator, which yields MGIIDKLNKDFESRVRLGIMSVLMVNDWVDFTEMKTLLNITDGNLASHSSALEKSEYIEIKKEFVGKKPKTSYQVTPLGRAAFKEHLSYLEKLMKS from the coding sequence ATGGGAATTATTGACAAACTAAATAAAGATTTTGAAAGCCGTGTCAGATTGGGTATTATGTCCGTTCTGATGGTTAACGACTGGGTAGATTTTACCGAGATGAAAACACTTTTAAATATCACCGACGGTAATTTAGCGAGTCATTCCTCTGCTCTTGAGAAATCGGAGTATATCGAGATTAAGAAAGAATTTGTTGGCAAAAAGCCAAAAACATCTTATCAGGTAACACCGCTTGGCCGCGCGGCGTTCAAAGAGCACCTTTCTTATCTTGAAAAATTAATGAAATCGTAA
- a CDS encoding DUF4173 domain-containing protein codes for MKKHQIILACTAVFALLFYNQAPGINISIFGVTLTLLISYFFQEKFVDRSHLVLVMTSILSCFAFAWYGDAASFFSLALSILLLQFKTQDGELKTIQVFPLIILNGITSLGRVFIFSQWLPERKIHNDFAKKLVAFVVIPIIFLGLFFIVYSFGSDHFSSLFTDYTLDIDIFQLILITILGFYISFSFWNYWVPDVCYQYNSNLNNNFTNVSEVKNQNTFTFLDLDFERKSGEITLFLLNIMLLVFIGTYNYEQFFEVVEKANLSSDTHERVNAVIFSILMAVGVILFYFKGGFNFDEKAKTLKNLAKIWLGLNVVLIISAIIKNSEYVSFFGLTYKRLGVYAFLILAIIGLIVSFQKISKQKTNAYLFNQMIWYFYGTILLCSYVNWGNLITNYNISVNKGVEPTFLSGLNFNDEARREYFLKNNLDGKESERIREQLISYYQNEKFLGKALYYEFLSKKDK; via the coding sequence ATGAAAAAACACCAAATTATCTTAGCATGTACAGCAGTTTTTGCACTGCTTTTTTACAATCAGGCTCCTGGAATCAATATTTCTATATTTGGAGTAACGTTAACACTATTAATTAGTTATTTCTTTCAAGAGAAATTTGTAGACCGATCACATTTAGTTCTCGTAATGACTTCTATATTATCTTGTTTTGCTTTTGCTTGGTACGGAGATGCAGCTTCCTTTTTTTCTTTGGCTTTGTCAATTTTACTTTTACAATTCAAAACACAAGATGGAGAACTCAAAACCATACAGGTTTTTCCGTTAATAATTTTAAACGGAATTACATCTCTAGGAAGAGTTTTTATTTTTAGCCAATGGCTTCCAGAAAGAAAAATTCATAATGATTTTGCCAAGAAATTGGTTGCTTTTGTAGTAATTCCGATAATATTTTTAGGATTGTTTTTTATCGTTTATTCTTTCGGAAGCGACCATTTCTCTTCATTATTTACTGATTATACTTTAGATATCGATATTTTTCAATTAATCTTAATCACCATACTTGGGTTTTATATTTCATTTAGCTTTTGGAATTACTGGGTTCCAGACGTTTGTTATCAATACAATTCTAATTTGAATAATAATTTTACAAATGTTTCTGAAGTAAAAAATCAAAACACTTTTACGTTTTTAGATTTGGATTTCGAAAGAAAAAGTGGAGAAATTACGTTGTTTCTGCTAAACATTATGCTTTTGGTTTTTATCGGAACATACAACTACGAACAGTTTTTTGAAGTTGTAGAAAAAGCCAATTTAAGCTCAGATACGCATGAACGTGTAAACGCAGTAATTTTTTCAATTCTGATGGCAGTTGGAGTAATACTCTTTTATTTCAAGGGCGGATTTAATTTTGACGAGAAAGCAAAAACTTTAAAGAATTTGGCTAAAATCTGGCTTGGATTGAATGTTGTTTTAATTATAAGCGCCATTATTAAGAATTCAGAATATGTTTCTTTCTTTGGTTTAACATATAAAAGGCTTGGAGTTTACGCTTTTCTAATTTTGGCAATCATCGGGTTGATCGTTTCATTTCAAAAAATAAGCAAACAAAAAACCAATGCATATTTGTTTAATCAAATGATTTGGTATTTCTACGGAACAATTCTTTTGTGCAGTTATGTCAATTGGGGAAATTTGATCACTAATTACAATATTTCGGTAAACAAAGGAGTGGAGCCAACTTTTTTAAGCGGATTAAATTTTAATGATGAAGCTCGAAGAGAATATTTTCTAAAAAATAATTTAGATGGAAAAGAATCAGAACGTATAAGAGAACAATTAATCTCGTATTATCAAAACGAAAAGTTTTTAGGCAAAGCACTTTACTATGAATTTTTAAGTAAAAAAGACAAATAA
- the rluF gene encoding 23S rRNA pseudouridine(2604) synthase RluF: MEENLKRLNKFIGETGYCSRREADKLIEEGRVTINGAVPEMGTKVSPNDEVRIDGKLIVEKNEKPIYLAFNKPVGIECTTNLEVQNNIVDYINYPKRIFPIGRLDKASEGLIFMTNDGDIVNKILRARNNHEKEYTVTVDRPITDRFIQRMGNGVPILDTVTKKCKVEQISKYTFKIILTQGLNRQIRRMAEYLGYEVTALKRIRIINISLDVPVGRYRDLTDVEIKELNQLIEPSSKTEEASLPKVESPNRNSNVNPSRRTPYISKNDPRFRKRGDNK, encoded by the coding sequence ATGGAAGAAAATTTAAAACGTCTTAATAAATTTATAGGAGAAACTGGTTATTGTTCTCGTCGTGAAGCCGATAAACTTATCGAAGAAGGGCGCGTAACTATAAACGGTGCTGTACCAGAAATGGGGACCAAAGTTTCGCCGAATGATGAAGTGCGAATAGACGGAAAATTAATCGTTGAGAAAAACGAAAAACCAATTTATCTGGCATTTAATAAACCAGTTGGAATTGAGTGTACAACCAATCTAGAAGTTCAAAATAACATTGTAGACTACATCAATTATCCAAAACGTATTTTCCCAATTGGTAGATTGGATAAAGCCAGTGAAGGATTAATTTTCATGACAAATGATGGCGATATTGTAAATAAGATTTTACGCGCTAGAAACAATCACGAAAAAGAATATACGGTTACTGTAGACAGACCAATTACAGATCGTTTTATTCAGAGAATGGGAAATGGTGTTCCGATTTTGGATACTGTTACTAAAAAATGTAAAGTTGAGCAAATCAGCAAATACACTTTTAAGATCATATTGACACAAGGTTTAAACCGTCAGATTCGAAGAATGGCGGAATATTTAGGTTACGAAGTTACGGCGCTTAAACGTATCCGAATTATTAATATTTCTTTGGATGTTCCAGTTGGAAGATACCGAGATTTAACTGATGTCGAAATAAAAGAATTGAATCAGTTAATTGAACCTTCGAGTAAAACGGAAGAAGCGAGTCTTCCCAAAGTTGAAAGTCCTAACAGAAATTCAAACGTAAATCCGAGTAGAAGAACTCCTTATATTTCTAAAAACGATCCTCGATTTAGAAAAAGAGGCGATAATAAATAA
- a CDS encoding antibiotic biosynthesis monooxygenase has translation MIAVIFEVIPNEGKKEEYLDIAANLKPELSHIDGFISIERFQSLADPGKILSLSFWRDEESIQQWRNLEMHRAAQSKGRNEVFKDYHLRIATVVRDYGMFERNETPEDSSIFHDS, from the coding sequence ATGATAGCCGTAATTTTTGAAGTCATTCCGAACGAAGGAAAAAAAGAAGAATATCTTGATATCGCTGCAAACCTGAAACCCGAATTAAGCCATATTGATGGTTTTATTTCGATAGAAAGATTTCAAAGTTTAGCTGATCCTGGAAAAATCCTGTCTTTATCTTTTTGGAGAGATGAAGAAAGTATTCAGCAATGGCGAAATCTAGAAATGCATCGCGCTGCGCAGTCAAAAGGCAGAAATGAAGTTTTTAAAGATTATCATTTAAGAATTGCAACGGTTGTTCGCGATTATGGAATGTTTGAAAGAAATGAAACTCCTGAAGATAGTTCGATTTTTCATGATTCTTAG
- a CDS encoding alpha/beta hydrolase: MKIKKGIRFITLKSVGSYINFLSYVRPQRAMELSYALFSQPRVGRLKKEELPKILRNTETETFHHNEHHFQTYIWKGNETKILLVHGWESNAARWKKTLPHLQKSGSTIIAIDAPAHGQSSGKEFNVPLYAEFINKAVEKYQPEIIIGHSIGGAACVYHQYLFPNTSINKMVILGAPSDLKTLIDNYIAMLSLNRKMLPLLETKFINRFNFKLEDFSGQKFASQFTIPGFIAHDTADNIVAFAEGKKIASNWKNSQFIETSGLGHGMHDDDLYNKVIEFLFEGTK, encoded by the coding sequence TTGAAAATTAAAAAAGGAATTCGTTTCATCACCTTAAAATCAGTTGGATCATACATAAACTTTTTAAGTTACGTTCGTCCGCAAAGAGCCATGGAACTTTCTTATGCTCTTTTTAGCCAGCCACGAGTTGGCCGATTAAAGAAAGAAGAACTTCCAAAGATTCTAAGAAATACAGAAACGGAAACATTTCATCATAACGAACATCATTTCCAAACTTATATCTGGAAAGGAAACGAAACCAAAATTCTTCTTGTTCACGGCTGGGAAAGCAATGCAGCACGCTGGAAAAAAACCTTACCACATCTTCAAAAATCAGGAAGTACTATTATTGCTATCGATGCTCCAGCTCATGGACAAAGCAGCGGGAAAGAATTTAATGTTCCGCTTTATGCAGAGTTCATCAATAAAGCTGTAGAGAAATATCAACCAGAAATTATTATCGGACATTCTATTGGTGGTGCCGCCTGCGTTTATCATCAATACTTATTTCCAAATACGAGCATTAATAAAATGGTTATCTTGGGAGCGCCGTCTGATTTAAAAACTTTGATTGACAACTATATCGCAATGTTGAGTTTGAATAGGAAAATGCTTCCGCTTTTAGAAACTAAATTTATAAATCGTTTCAACTTTAAATTAGAAGATTTTTCAGGACAAAAATTTGCATCTCAATTTACGATTCCTGGTTTTATTGCTCACGATACGGCAGATAATATTGTGGCTTTCGCCGAAGGAAAAAAAATAGCCAGCAACTGGAAAAATAGCCAATTTATTGAAACAAGCGGTTTAGGTCACGGAATGCACGATGACGACTTGTATAATAAAGTAATTGAGTTTCTTTTTGAAGGCACAAAGTAA
- a CDS encoding C4-type zinc ribbon domain-containing protein: MTNTKELSVEDKLRAIYDLQLIDSRIDEIRNVRGELPLEVEDLEDEVAGLSTRSEKLKGELEVIEEQIKAKKIAIEEHKEVIKKYTKQQESVRNNREFNSLTKEVEFQELEIQLAEKQIKEMKASIEHKKEVISNLKEKLDAKSSHLKHKKSELDAIMAETQKEETFLTEKSAEFAAQIEDRLLAAYNRIRSSVRNGLAVVSIERGASAGSFFTIPPQTQVEIASRKKIITDEHSGRILVDTALADEEKEKMEQLFSKF, encoded by the coding sequence ATGACGAATACGAAAGAATTAAGTGTTGAGGACAAGTTAAGAGCAATATATGATTTACAGCTTATTGACTCTAGAATTGACGAAATCAGAAACGTTAGAGGAGAACTTCCTTTAGAGGTTGAAGATTTAGAAGATGAAGTTGCAGGTTTGAGCACTCGTTCAGAGAAACTGAAAGGTGAACTTGAAGTGATTGAGGAGCAAATCAAAGCAAAGAAAATTGCTATTGAGGAGCATAAAGAGGTTATCAAAAAGTACACAAAACAACAAGAATCAGTACGTAACAACAGAGAATTTAATTCTTTGACAAAAGAAGTTGAATTTCAAGAATTAGAAATTCAATTGGCTGAAAAGCAAATCAAAGAAATGAAAGCTTCAATCGAGCACAAAAAAGAAGTTATTTCTAACTTGAAAGAAAAACTTGATGCTAAAAGCTCTCATTTAAAACATAAAAAATCTGAATTAGATGCTATTATGGCTGAAACTCAGAAAGAAGAAACTTTCTTAACAGAGAAATCTGCTGAGTTTGCTGCACAAATCGAAGACAGATTATTAGCTGCTTACAACAGAATCAGAAGCAGTGTTCGTAACGGATTAGCTGTAGTTTCTATCGAAAGAGGAGCTTCTGCTGGATCTTTCTTTACAATTCCGCCTCAAACTCAGGTTGAAATTGCTTCAAGAAAGAAAATCATTACTGATGAGCACTCTGGAAGAATTTTAGTTGATACTGCTCTTGCAGATGAAGAAAAAGAAAAAATGGAACAATTGTTCTCAAAATTCTAA
- a CDS encoding Nif3-like dinuclear metal center hexameric protein has protein sequence MKIKNIISVLEEMAPLAYAEDFDNVGLLVGDSETESTGVLVCHDALENVIDEAIAKNCNLVVCFHPILFSGIKKITGKNYVERAILKAIKNDIAIFAVHTALDNHSQGVNKIFCDTLGLVNTKILVPKNNFIQKLVTFTVPDNADKVRNALFEAGAGKIGNYDNCSFNTQGFFTFQGNEDSNPVIGEKGKLHTGEEIKIEVVFEKHLQSRILKALFANHIYEEVAYEIYNLENSHQNIGLGMIGELENEMDEKDFLLSVKQKMIADGIRHSAFLGKKIKKVAVLGGSGSFAIKNAIHAGADAFLTADLKYHQFYEAENKLVLADIGHFESERYTKNYIVDYLRKKILNFAIILSEENTNPVKYL, from the coding sequence ATGAAAATCAAAAATATAATATCAGTTCTTGAAGAAATGGCTCCTTTGGCTTACGCCGAAGATTTTGACAATGTAGGACTTTTAGTTGGAGATTCTGAAACCGAAAGCACTGGTGTTTTAGTCTGCCATGATGCTTTAGAAAATGTAATTGATGAAGCAATTGCTAAAAATTGTAATCTCGTAGTTTGTTTTCATCCTATATTATTTTCTGGAATTAAAAAAATCACGGGCAAAAATTACGTAGAACGAGCAATTTTAAAAGCAATTAAAAACGACATTGCGATTTTTGCAGTTCATACAGCACTTGACAATCATTCGCAAGGCGTAAATAAAATTTTCTGCGATACGTTAGGTTTAGTTAATACTAAAATATTAGTTCCTAAAAATAATTTCATTCAAAAACTAGTCACTTTTACTGTTCCAGACAATGCAGACAAAGTTAGAAATGCATTATTTGAAGCTGGTGCAGGAAAGATCGGTAATTACGACAATTGCAGTTTCAACACACAAGGTTTTTTTACTTTTCAAGGAAATGAAGACAGTAATCCTGTAATTGGAGAAAAAGGAAAATTGCATACTGGAGAGGAAATTAAAATTGAAGTTGTTTTTGAAAAACACCTGCAATCGCGAATTTTAAAAGCGCTTTTTGCAAATCATATTTACGAAGAAGTCGCTTATGAAATTTACAATCTCGAAAATTCCCATCAGAATATTGGTTTAGGAATGATTGGAGAATTAGAAAACGAAATGGATGAAAAAGACTTTCTTCTTTCTGTAAAACAAAAAATGATTGCTGACGGAATTCGTCATTCTGCTTTTTTAGGAAAAAAAATAAAAAAAGTAGCTGTACTTGGAGGCTCAGGAAGTTTTGCTATAAAAAATGCAATTCACGCTGGAGCCGATGCTTTTTTGACTGCCGATTTGAAGTATCATCAGTTTTATGAAGCTGAAAACAAGCTAGTTTTGGCAGATATTGGTCATTTTGAGAGCGAACGTTATACAAAAAATTATATTGTTGATTATCTTCGAAAAAAAATTCTTAATTTTGCAATCATTTTATCGGAAGAAAATACAAATCCAGTTAAGTACTTATAG